One stretch of Juglans microcarpa x Juglans regia isolate MS1-56 chromosome 3D, Jm3101_v1.0, whole genome shotgun sequence DNA includes these proteins:
- the LOC121256418 gene encoding inorganic phosphate transporter 2-1, chloroplastic yields the protein MTSSFCLSSTRNTSTSSPRGFFLHKTHLYIPKRRSPFFPHETQLPKRETSLLLKPQLQPPKSSFLLTLRLKDAKFTHPFASLSSYAEAEGEEEQKEEIKFNEHHRHEVEKTEDDDSGGMAQAFHISSSTASAIYICIAFVALCFPLFMKSLGQGLSLKTKMLSYATLLSGFYMAWNIGANDVANAMGTSVGSGALSLRQAVLTAAVLEFTGALLMGTHVTSTMQKGILVANVFKGKDMLLFSGLLSSLAAAGTWLQVASYYGWPVSTTHCIVGSMVGFGLVYGGPGAVFWSSLARVTSSWVISPVMGALASFLVYKCIRRFVYSATNPGQAAATAAPVAVFVGVTGISFAAFPLSKSFPLAVAQALACGAAGAVLVNKIIRNQLGHLLVKSTTSQAQPKEEAVLNKSIGLLSAIAGPKGTQLEIVYGVFGYMQVLSACFMSFAHGGNDVSNAIGPLAAALSILHGGTGGTDIVIPTDVLAWGGLGIVAGLTMWGYRVIATIGKKITELTPTRGFAAEFAAASVVLFASKLGLPISATHTLVGAVMGVGFARGLNSVRAETVKEIVVSWAVTIPVGSLLSVAYTWIFTKLLSCIL from the exons ATGACTTCCTCTTTCTGCTTATCTTCAACCAGAAATACCAGTACTTCTTCACCTCGAGGATTCTTTCTGCATAAGACCCATCTCTACATTCCCAAACGTCGCTCTCCTTTCTTTCCCCATGAAACTCAACTCCCCAAGAGAGAGACTTCGCTGCTTCTCAAGCCTCAACTACAGCCACCCAAGTCTTCTTTTTTACTCACCTTGAGGCTGAAAGACGCTAAATTCACACACCCTTTTGCAAGCCTATCGTCTTATGCCGAAGCTGAAGGCGAAGAAGAACAAAAGGAAGAGATCAAATTCAACGAACATCATCGTCATGAAGTTGAGAAAACCGAGGACGACGACTCGGGTGGAATGGCTCAAGCTTTTCACATATCTTCAAGCACTGCCTCTGctatttatatatgcatagCGTTCGTGGCTCTCTGCTTTCCATTATTTATGAAGTCTTTGGGGCAGGGGTTGTCCTTGAAGACCAAGATGTTGTCATATGCAACTCTGCTATCTGGGTTTTACATGGCTTGGAATATTGGAGCCAATGATGTGGCCAATGCCATGGGGACCTCTGTAGGTTCGGGCGCATTGTCGCTCCGACAGGCCGTGTTGACGGCCGCGGTTTTGGAGTTCACCGGGGCATTGTTGATGGGCACCCATGTGACGAGTACGATGCAGAAGGGCATTCTTGTCGCTAATGTGTTCAAGGGAAAGGATATGCTGCTCTTCTCTGGATTGCTCTCTTCGTTGGCTGCTGCTGGTACTTGGTTGCAG GTTGCATCCTATTATGGTTGGCCCGTCTCCACGACACATTGTATAGTAGGATCAATGGTTGGATTTGGACTTGTCTACGGAGGACCTGGTGCTGTCTTCTGGAGTTCACTGGCAAGGGTAACTTCTTCGTGGGTGATCTCGCCAGTAATGGGAGCACTGGCGTCATTTCTTGTCTACAAATGCATTCGTAGG TTTGTGTACAGTGCTACAAACCCAGGACAAGCTGCAGCTACGGCTGCACCAGTTGCTGTGTTCGTTGGTGTAACCGGAATCTCTTTTGCAGCCTTTCCTCTTAGCAAGAGCTTTCCTCTGGCTGTGGCTCAGGCTTTAGCCTGTGGAGCTGCTGGAGCAGTCCTTGTAAACAAAATTATCCGAAATCAGCTGGGTCATCTCCTTGTTAAGTCCACTACATCGCAAGCACAGCCAAAAGAGGAAGCCGTCCTCAACAAAAGTATTGGGTTGCTTTCTGCTATTGCGGGGCCAAAGGGTACCCAGCTGGAGATTGTTTATGGGGTATTCGGGTACATGCAGGTCCTCTCAGCCTGCTTCATGTCATTTGCCCATGGAGGAAATGATGTATCTAATGCAATAGGTCCTCTGGCTGCTGCACTATCTATACTTCATGGAGGTACTGGTGGAACTGATATTGTTATTCCAACTGATGTTCTTGCATGGGGAGGACTTGGGATTGTTGCAGGGCTGACAATGTGGGGGTATAGAGTGATAGCAACAATTGGGAAGAAGATAACAGAACTCACACCAACTAGAGGATTCGCAGCTGAGTTTGCTGCGGCCTCCGTGGTTCTATTTGCATCGAAGCTGGGGCTTCCAATCTCAGCAACCCACACTCTAGTGGGTGCAGTCATGGGCGTGGGGTTTGCAAGAGGACTCAATAGTGTTAGAGCAGAGACGGTGAAGGAGATTGTGGTTTCTTGGGCCGTTACAATTCCAGTCGGTTCTCTCCTTTCAGTTGCCTATACATGGATATTCACCAAACTTTTGTCTTGTATTTTGTGA